In Pyrodictium occultum, the genomic window AGGCGGTGAAGGCCTCCCCTAGGGGAGGAGCCCGGCTTGATCACACTCGACGCCTCGGCACTCTACCCGCTGGCGAAGATGGCGCAGGAGAGTGGCGTGGAGAGGGCTGCGGAGAGGATACTCCGCGAGGAGGCCGCCATACTGGATCTGGCCCTCTACGAGGCCGCTAACGCTGCCCTCGTGGAGGCGCGGCGCGCTGGCCCGGGCGCTTGCCGTGCTCGCTGAGAGCCTCACCCTGCTGAGGATAAAGCCCGGCGACGTGGAGGCCGTGGAGAGGTTCGCCGGCGAGCTGGGGCTCACTGTCTACGACGCCGCCTACGTCTACTACGCGCGGCTCCACGGGGCCGGCTGGGGAAGGCCGGGGACGTGGCGGTGGAGACAGGGTGGCTGCGGCGGAGCCCCCGGGCGACTAGCGCGAGTCTCCATCCTCTATACTTGGCCAAGTAGAGGCGAGGGGTTCCCTCATCCTGGAATGCTTTTAGACCCCTTACTCGGCCAAGTCCCAATCATGGGGGTTACGCTGAGGCCCGGGCGGCTCCTCTACGAGGGGAAGGCTAAGCGAGTCCTAGACGCCGGCGACGGAAGGGCGGTCATGGAGTTCAAGGATGGGGTCACGGCGTTCGACGGGAGGAGGAGGGACCCGGCGCCGGGCAAGGGGGAGGCCGCGGCCCGGCTCTCGGCCAGGATGTTCGAGCTCCTCGAGGAGCACGGGGTGCGCACCCACTACATCTGCTACATGGGCGGCTCCCGGATCCTCGTGGAGAGGCACGAGGTGGCCCCCCTCGAGGTGATAGTGCGTAACTACGCCTACGGCTCCATGGTCAGGCGCATGCCCTTCCTCAAGCCCATGGCCCGGCTCTCTAGGCCGCTGGTGGAGCTGCACCTCAAGGACGATGAGAGGGGCGACCCCCTCCTGCTCCCGGAGGACGTGGTGGAGGCGGGGCTCCTCTCCTGGAGCGAGCTGGACGCGCTCCGGAGCCTCGCCCTCCGGGTGGACGCGGTTCTCGAATCCTTCTGGAGGCGGAGGGGGCTCCGGCTCATAGACTTCAAGATAGAGGTGGCGAGGACCCCGAGGGGCTTCGTGGTGGTCGACGAGGTGTCGGGCGACACGATGAGGCTCGTCGACGCCGAGGGCAGGCACCTGGACAAAGAGCTCTACCGCCGGGGAGGTAGCGTGGAGGAGCTGGTGGAGGCGTACAGGGAGCTGGCCAGGCTGGCCGGGGCCCCGGAGAGGCTCTGCGGGGAGTGAGGAGGCCTTGGCGAGGCACCGCGTGCTGGTAATGGTGTCCTATAAGCCCTCCGCCCGGGACCCGGAGGGCGAGACCCTGGCCGGGGAGCTGAGGAGGCTCGGCTACACGTGGATCCTCGGCGCCAGGGCCGGGAAGGCCTTCGTCTTCGAGGTCGAGGCCGGGTCAAGGGAGGAGGCGGCCCGGCTCGTAGAGGAGATGGCCAGGGAGACCCGGCTCTACAACCCCGCCGTCCACAGCCTCCTGGTGATCCCCCTTGCCTAGGGTCGCGGTGGTGAAGTTCCCCGGCACCAACTGCGACGAGGAGACCGCCTACATGCTCCGCGAGGTAGCCGGCGTGGAGGCCCACGTGGTCTGGCACACCGAGTACAGTTGGAGGAGCTGGGACGCCACCGTGGTGCCCGGGGGCTTCAGCTACGGCGACTACGGCCGCGCCGGGCTACTCGCCTCCTGGAGCCCAGCAGCCGAGCAGCTCCGGGAGGCCGCGGCGGCCGGCTCCCCCATACTCGGCATATGCAACGGCTTCCAGGTGCTCGTCGAGGCCGGCATACTCCCCGGCGCGCTCCTCCCCAACGAGAGCGGCCGCTTCATCGCCCGCTGGACGCGTGTCCGGGTCCACGCGCCGCGGGGGCCCTGGCTCCTCGCGGCCGAGGAGGGGATGGTGCTGGAGATGCCTATAGCCCATGCGGAGGGCCGCTACTACCACCCAGACCCCGGCTCCCTGCTGAGGGATAGGCCCTGGCTGGAGTACCTCGAGAACCCCAACGGCAGCGTCGCCAACATCGCGGGGCTGGGTAGCCAGGACGGGGCGGTGCTGGGCCTAATGCCGCACCCGGAGAGGGCCGCCCACCCCCTCCAGACGCCCAGGGGCCGGGGAACCGGCGGCCGCGTCCTCTTCGAGTCCATCGGGGCAGCGCTGCGGAGGGGCTGGTGATGCCGCTGACGCGGGAGGAGCTGGAGGAGATACGGCGCAGGCTCGGCAGGGAGCCCACCAGGGAGGAGCTAGCCCTCTTCGAGGCCACCTGGAGCGAGCACTGCAGCTATAAGAGCACCAAGAGGCTGCTGAGGAGGCTCCCCACGGAGGCCCCCTGGGTGCTGGTCGGGCCCGGCAGGGACGCCGGCGCGGTCAAGCTCTTCGACGACGTGGCCCTGGTAGCCAGGATAGAGAGCCACAACCACCCATCCGCTGTGGACCCCTACAACGGGGCGGCCACCGGCGTGGGGGGCATCGTCAGGGACGTGCTCAGCCTCGGGGCCAGGCCCATAGCGCTGCTCGACGCCCTCTACCTCGGGAGCCTCCGCACCCCCGTCTCCAGGTGGCTCGCCAGGGGCATAGTCCGGGGGATAAGCGACTACGGGAACAGGATAGGAGTCCCCACCGTGGCCGGGCGGACGTGGTTCCACCCGAGCTACGAGAGGCAGCCGCTGGTCAACGTGGCCTGCCTGGGCGTGGCCAGGCCCGACGCCATCCTCCCCGGCAGGGTGGAGCCTGGCGACGTCATGGTGCTGGCGGGGAACTCCACCGGGAGGGACGGGATGCTCGGGAGCAGCTTCGCCAGCCGCCCGCTGGGCGAGAGGGAGGAGGACATAGCGGCGGTGCAGGTGGGGAACCCGTTCCTCGAGAAGCTCCTCATAGACGCGCTCTCCGAGGCCTTCGAGCGCCGCCTCCTCCGCCACGTAAAGGACCTGGGCGGCGGCGGGCTGGCCACAGCGGTGGCCGAGACCGCGGCCTCCAGCCGGGTCGGCGCCGTCGTGCACCTCGACAGGGTCCACCTCCGGGAGCCGGATATGGACCCCGCTGAGATACTGGTCTCGGAGAGCCAGGAGCGCATGCTCCTGGTGCCGGAGAAGGGTAGGCTGGGCGAGCTGCTCCGTATCCTCGACCGCTACGGGGTCGAGGCGAGCGTGATAGGCTACTTCGACGACACGGGCAGGCTCCGGGCGGTCTACAGGGGCAGGACAGTGGTGGACCTTCCCGTGGAGCTGGCGGCCGAGGCCCCGCCGGTGGAGAGGCGCTCGGAGCAGCCCCAGCCCCCCGGGCCGCTGCCCGGGCTCAGCGTGGCGGAGGAGGAGCTGGGCCGGCTGCTCGAGAGGATCCTCTCCAGCCCCAGGGCGGCCTCCAAGGCCTGGGTCTATGAGCAGTACGACTGGGGCGTCCAGGGCCGCACCAGGCTCCCGCCGGGCCATGGGGATGCCGCGGTCCTCTGGCTGCAGGACGGCACGGCCAGGGGCGTCGTGGCGGCGCTGGCAGGGAACCCGAGGTATACGAGGCAGGACCCGTTCCGCGGCGCCGCCCTCAGCCTCGCGGAGGCCTACCGCAGCGTGGCCGCGGTGGGCGGGGAGCCGCTGGCGGCGCTCGACAACATCAACGCCGGGAACCCTGAGAAGCCGAGGCAGTTCTGGTACTTCGAGAGGATGGTTGACGGCCTCGCCTGGATGGCCAGGGGCCTGGGGATACCCTTCATAGGGGGCAACGTAAGCCTCTACAACGAGGACGAGAGGGGCCACATGGTGGACCCGGTGGCCACCGTCCTCGTCGTCGGCAGGATCGCCGACGCCGGCCGCGCCACGGGACTGGCGCTCCAGGGCGACGCCGTCCTCGTGGCGGTGGGGGAGACCAGGCCCGAGCTGGGCGCTA contains:
- the purS gene encoding phosphoribosylformylglycinamidine synthase subunit PurS, with the translated sequence MARHRVLVMVSYKPSARDPEGETLAGELRRLGYTWILGARAGKAFVFEVEAGSREEAARLVEEMARETRLYNPAVHSLLVIPLA
- the purQ gene encoding phosphoribosylformylglycinamidine synthase I codes for the protein MPRVAVVKFPGTNCDEETAYMLREVAGVEAHVVWHTEYSWRSWDATVVPGGFSYGDYGRAGLLASWSPAAEQLREAAAAGSPILGICNGFQVLVEAGILPGALLPNESGRFIARWTRVRVHAPRGPWLLAAEEGMVLEMPIAHAEGRYYHPDPGSLLRDRPWLEYLENPNGSVANIAGLGSQDGAVLGLMPHPERAAHPLQTPRGRGTGGRVLFESIGAALRRGW
- a CDS encoding phosphoribosylaminoimidazolesuccinocarboxamide synthase; its protein translation is MLAESLTLLRIKPGDVEAVERFAGELGLTVYDAAYVYYARLHGAGWGRPGTWRWRQGGCGGAPGRLARVSILYTWPSRGEGFPHPGMLLDPLLGQVPIMGVTLRPGRLLYEGKAKRVLDAGDGRAVMEFKDGVTAFDGRRRDPAPGKGEAAARLSARMFELLEEHGVRTHYICYMGGSRILVERHEVAPLEVIVRNYAYGSMVRRMPFLKPMARLSRPLVELHLKDDERGDPLLLPEDVVEAGLLSWSELDALRSLALRVDAVLESFWRRRGLRLIDFKIEVARTPRGFVVVDEVSGDTMRLVDAEGRHLDKELYRRGGSVEELVEAYRELARLAGAPERLCGE
- the purL gene encoding phosphoribosylformylglycinamidine synthase subunit PurL; its protein translation is MPLTREELEEIRRRLGREPTREELALFEATWSEHCSYKSTKRLLRRLPTEAPWVLVGPGRDAGAVKLFDDVALVARIESHNHPSAVDPYNGAATGVGGIVRDVLSLGARPIALLDALYLGSLRTPVSRWLARGIVRGISDYGNRIGVPTVAGRTWFHPSYERQPLVNVACLGVARPDAILPGRVEPGDVMVLAGNSTGRDGMLGSSFASRPLGEREEDIAAVQVGNPFLEKLLIDALSEAFERRLLRHVKDLGGGGLATAVAETAASSRVGAVVHLDRVHLREPDMDPAEILVSESQERMLLVPEKGRLGELLRILDRYGVEASVIGYFDDTGRLRAVYRGRTVVDLPVELAAEAPPVERRSEQPQPPGPLPGLSVAEEELGRLLERILSSPRAASKAWVYEQYDWGVQGRTRLPPGHGDAAVLWLQDGTARGVVAALAGNPRYTRQDPFRGAALSLAEAYRSVAAVGGEPLAALDNINAGNPEKPRQFWYFERMVDGLAWMARGLGIPFIGGNVSLYNEDERGHMVDPVATVLVVGRIADAGRATGLALQGDAVLVAVGETRPELGASEAAEILLGEPAGAPPEPRPGEEKAAAQLVRRLVERGLVTASHSVGLGGAAAAAAKMAVAGGAGASIDLGALCPRCSSLLEAGFSETPGRYLLEVPRESLGEVLEEARRLGVWARPVGETGGDYVELLSSGRLVSRLPLEGLREAYEIALERSLARG